A single window of Rhodococcus jostii RHA1 DNA harbors:
- a CDS encoding succinate dehydrogenase hydrophobic membrane anchor subunit: MTTEAKSLGKTYDRPASLDNPRSPRRTSKNNFELYAWLFMRFSGLALIFLVLGHLFIMLMLDDGVHRINFAFVAGRWSSPFWQFWDLTMLWLAQLHGGNGLRTVIADYSRKDSTRFWLTTILVLSMILIMGLGTYVIFTFDPNISAS; encoded by the coding sequence ATGACGACAGAAGCCAAGAGTCTCGGCAAGACCTACGACCGTCCCGCCAGCCTGGACAACCCGCGCTCTCCGCGCCGGACCTCGAAGAACAACTTCGAGTTGTACGCCTGGCTGTTCATGCGGTTCTCCGGACTCGCACTGATCTTCCTCGTGCTCGGCCACCTCTTCATCATGCTGATGCTCGACGACGGTGTGCACCGCATCAACTTCGCGTTCGTCGCAGGCCGCTGGTCCAGCCCGTTCTGGCAGTTCTGGGACCTCACCATGCTGTGGCTTGCCCAGCTGCACGGCGGAAACGGACTCCGCACGGTCATCGCGGACTACTCCCGCAAGGACTCCACGCGCTTCTGGCTGACCACGATCCTCGTTCTCTCGATGATCCTGATCATGGGCCTCGGCACGTACGTCATCTTCACCTTCGACCCCAATATCTCGGCGAGCTAG
- the sdhC gene encoding succinate dehydrogenase, cytochrome b556 subunit encodes MSTTTEAAPAKERTRSLYRGDPGMWSWVLHRITGVMTFFFLFVHVLDTALVRVNPDTYDSVIETYKNPIVGLMELALVAAVLYHALNGVRVMLVDFWSKGPQYQRLMLWVILAIWFLVMIPGAGRIFYNMFAGH; translated from the coding sequence ATGAGTACTACGACTGAAGCCGCTCCGGCCAAGGAGCGCACACGGTCGCTTTACCGGGGCGACCCCGGAATGTGGTCCTGGGTTTTGCACCGGATCACAGGCGTAATGACGTTCTTCTTCCTATTCGTGCACGTGCTGGATACCGCGCTGGTGCGTGTGAATCCCGACACGTACGACAGTGTCATCGAGACCTACAAGAACCCGATCGTCGGGCTCATGGAGCTCGCGCTCGTCGCCGCGGTGCTGTACCACGCACTGAACGGCGTCCGGGTGATGCTGGTGGACTTCTGGTCCAAGGGACCGCAGTACCAGCGCCTGATGCTCTGGGTAATCCTTGCGATCTGGTTCCTGGTGATGATCCCGGGCGCAGGCCGCATCTTCTACAACATGTTTGCGGGGCACTGA
- a CDS encoding cytidine deaminase — protein MVEIDWKLLRANAREVMGQAYAPYSGFAVGAAALVDDGRIVVGCNVENVSYGLGLCAECVLVGNLFAGGGGRLIAFTCCDASGDILMPCGRCRQILFEHGGPGLLVDHRAGVRPLEQLLPDAFGPEEKGRISHA, from the coding sequence ATGGTCGAGATCGATTGGAAGCTGTTGCGCGCCAACGCGCGTGAGGTGATGGGCCAGGCCTATGCGCCCTACTCCGGGTTCGCGGTGGGAGCGGCGGCGCTGGTGGACGATGGGCGAATCGTCGTCGGATGCAATGTGGAAAATGTCTCATACGGTTTGGGGCTCTGCGCCGAGTGTGTACTGGTCGGTAACTTATTTGCGGGCGGCGGCGGGCGATTAATCGCCTTCACCTGCTGTGACGCGAGTGGCGACATACTCATGCCGTGCGGACGCTGCCGGCAGATTCTCTTCGAGCACGGCGGCCCCGGACTGCTCGTCGACCACCGGGCCGGCGTGCGCCCATTGGAACAGCTGCTGCCGGACGCTTTCGGTCCGGAGGAGAAGGGGAGAATCAGCCATGCATGA
- a CDS encoding thymidine phosphorylase codes for MHDASSIIAAKRDGRELSGAEIDWVVEAFTRGVVADEQMSALAMAIYFRGMTREEVSRWTTAMISSGRRLDFTHLGRPTVDKHSTGGVGDKTTLPLAPLVAACGAAVPQLSGRGLGHTGGTLDKLESIPGWRADLDTSEMAEILSDPAVGAVVCAAGADLAPADRRLYALRDVTGTVESIPLIASSIMSKKIAEGTGALVLDVKVGSGAFMKKLDDARELAQTMVDLGNDAGVRTMALLTAMDAPLGHTAGNALEVRESLEVLAGGGPSDVVELTLELAREMLKAAEIDGVDPADKLRDGSAMDRWRRMIAAQGGDPDAPLPTARHTEVLLSESDGVVCGLDAMAVGLAAWRLGAGRARQGEPVQAGAGIELHAKPGETVSVGTPLVTLHTDTPERFAAAKAVLSEAWTVVADAPSVTTPLVIERIEDPSR; via the coding sequence ATGCATGACGCCTCGTCGATCATCGCCGCCAAGCGCGACGGCAGGGAACTGTCCGGTGCAGAGATCGACTGGGTGGTCGAAGCATTCACCCGGGGGGTCGTGGCCGACGAGCAGATGTCGGCGCTGGCCATGGCGATCTACTTCCGCGGGATGACGCGCGAGGAGGTGAGCCGCTGGACCACGGCGATGATCTCGTCCGGTCGACGCCTCGACTTCACCCACCTCGGGCGCCCCACCGTCGACAAGCACTCGACGGGTGGTGTGGGCGACAAGACCACGCTCCCGCTCGCACCGCTGGTCGCGGCATGCGGCGCCGCGGTGCCGCAACTGTCGGGACGCGGGCTCGGTCACACCGGCGGAACCCTCGACAAGCTCGAGTCGATCCCGGGCTGGCGCGCCGACCTCGACACCTCCGAGATGGCCGAGATCCTGTCCGATCCCGCCGTCGGAGCCGTCGTCTGCGCCGCCGGCGCAGACCTGGCGCCGGCGGACCGGCGGTTGTACGCGCTCCGCGACGTCACCGGGACGGTCGAGTCGATTCCCCTGATCGCCAGCTCGATCATGAGCAAGAAGATCGCCGAGGGCACCGGCGCGCTCGTGCTCGACGTCAAGGTCGGTTCGGGCGCGTTCATGAAGAAGCTCGACGACGCGCGGGAGCTCGCCCAGACGATGGTCGACCTCGGGAACGACGCCGGAGTGCGGACGATGGCTTTGCTCACGGCAATGGACGCGCCCCTCGGTCACACCGCGGGCAACGCACTGGAGGTGCGGGAATCGCTGGAGGTGCTGGCCGGAGGCGGCCCGTCCGACGTCGTGGAACTGACTCTCGAGCTCGCGCGAGAAATGTTGAAGGCAGCCGAAATCGACGGAGTCGACCCTGCCGACAAACTCCGCGACGGATCCGCCATGGACCGCTGGCGGAGGATGATCGCCGCCCAGGGCGGCGACCCCGACGCGCCGCTGCCGACAGCCAGGCACACCGAGGTGCTGCTCTCCGAGTCGGACGGGGTGGTGTGCGGTCTCGACGCCATGGCGGTCGGGCTCGCCGCATGGCGGCTCGGCGCGGGTCGGGCGCGACAGGGCGAGCCGGTGCAGGCGGGGGCGGGCATCGAGTTGCACGCGAAGCCGGGGGAGACGGTGTCGGTGGGCACCCCGCTCGTCACGCTGCACACCGACACGCCCGAACGGTTCGCCGCGGCGAAAGCCGTACTTTCCGAAGCCTGGACCGTCGTGGCCGACGCGCCGTCGGTGACCACGCCGCTCGTCATCGAGCGGATAGAGGATCCCTCACGCTAA
- a CDS encoding adenosine deaminase has protein sequence MTALDLSALRRAPKVLLHDHLDGGLRPETVLELARDCGYDALPADTAPALATWFREAADSGSLERYLETFAHTVAVMQTPVGLERVARECAEDLAADGVVYAEVRFAPEQHLEEGLTLDEVVEQVLLGFEAGESAAEVRGQNIRIGVLLTAMRHAARSREIAELAIRFRDRGVVGFDIAGAEAGNPPSRHLDAFEYMRGSNAHFTIHAGEAFGLPSIHEAIAFCGTDRLGHGVRITDDITIGDDGVPVLGKLANYVRDKRIPLELCPSSNVQTGAVDALENHPFDLLARLRFRVTVNTDNRLMSDTSMSMEMLRLVETFGYGWTDLERYTINAMKSAFIPFDQRLQLIDEVIKPGFAVLVG, from the coding sequence ATGACCGCACTGGATCTGTCGGCCCTGCGCCGAGCGCCGAAGGTGTTGCTGCACGACCATCTCGACGGGGGTCTCCGGCCCGAGACGGTTCTCGAACTCGCCCGCGACTGCGGCTACGACGCGCTGCCCGCCGACACCGCGCCCGCGCTGGCCACGTGGTTCCGGGAGGCCGCCGACAGCGGTTCGCTCGAGAGATACCTCGAGACGTTCGCCCACACGGTCGCGGTCATGCAGACACCCGTCGGGCTCGAACGCGTCGCCCGTGAATGCGCCGAGGACCTCGCCGCCGACGGCGTGGTCTACGCGGAGGTCAGGTTCGCCCCGGAGCAGCACCTCGAGGAGGGGCTGACCCTGGACGAGGTGGTGGAGCAGGTCCTGCTGGGATTCGAGGCAGGGGAGTCGGCGGCGGAGGTGCGCGGCCAGAACATCCGGATCGGCGTACTGCTCACCGCGATGCGGCACGCGGCGCGGTCCCGGGAGATCGCGGAACTGGCGATCCGGTTCCGGGACCGCGGCGTCGTCGGTTTCGACATCGCCGGGGCCGAGGCCGGGAATCCGCCCAGCCGCCACCTCGACGCCTTCGAGTACATGCGGGGCAGCAATGCGCACTTCACCATTCACGCGGGTGAGGCGTTCGGTCTGCCGTCCATCCACGAGGCCATCGCGTTCTGCGGGACGGACCGCCTCGGGCACGGGGTCCGGATCACCGACGACATCACGATCGGCGACGACGGCGTCCCGGTGCTGGGCAAGCTTGCGAACTATGTGCGGGACAAGAGGATTCCCCTGGAACTGTGTCCCAGTTCCAACGTTCAGACCGGGGCCGTGGACGCGCTCGAGAATCATCCGTTCGACCTGCTTGCCCGGCTGCGGTTCCGGGTGACCGTCAACACCGACAACCGGCTGATGAGCGACACCAGCATGAGCATGGAGATGCTGCGCCTCGTCGAGACGTTCGGTTACGGCTGGACGGACCTCGAGCGCTACACCATCAACGCGATGAAATCGGCTTTCATCCCGTTCGATCAGCGGCTGCAGCTGATCGACGAGGTGATCAAGCCGGGATTCGCCGTGCTGGTGGGCTGA
- a CDS encoding peptidoglycan DD-metalloendopeptidase family protein, translating into MFRIGNVTGSPRRRRSLAASIAVLGICATTVACGTSDASGSDSPEWGTEWSSAERLSSTAELDGPSPVALSIPFAPSPVAATDGRNHLTFEVHVTNTAAVPLVVQRVQIDSADGADGVLANYEGASVAANMNLVGDNATPTDRLQPAQLGVFFVDVALDEATPVPDGVQATVSVRAQGTPPPDQPIPGLAGMVDESGGPVPATLDTSVTIPVFDGTVPVIGPPLRGDGWAAMEGCCADNTHHRRGVWSVDGRLLNFERYAIDFLGVDREGYAYRGDNTKENYVGYRADVVAVADAEVVSVLDGQEENVIGEPQPERNLTEATGNHIVLDLGNGVYAFYGHFVPGSIAVKEGDRAEKGAMLGQLGNSGQSTAPHLHFHLMDNTNPALAESVPFEFDAFDLAGHATLDDVTYLPTPEPRTDEMPLSQTVIDFAGE; encoded by the coding sequence ATGTTCCGGATCGGCAATGTGACGGGAAGCCCCCGGCGGCGACGGTCGCTCGCCGCCTCGATCGCAGTGCTGGGGATATGCGCGACGACGGTCGCGTGCGGCACGTCGGACGCCTCCGGGTCGGATTCGCCGGAGTGGGGGACCGAATGGTCCAGCGCCGAACGGCTGTCGTCGACCGCTGAGCTCGACGGACCCTCGCCTGTCGCGCTGTCCATCCCTTTCGCCCCGTCCCCCGTCGCCGCGACGGACGGTCGCAACCATCTGACGTTCGAGGTCCACGTGACGAACACCGCGGCCGTTCCCTTGGTCGTGCAGCGCGTGCAGATCGACTCGGCCGACGGAGCGGACGGCGTCCTCGCGAACTACGAGGGTGCGTCGGTCGCGGCGAACATGAACCTCGTGGGTGACAACGCGACCCCGACCGATCGCCTGCAACCCGCCCAACTCGGCGTCTTCTTCGTCGACGTCGCCCTGGACGAGGCGACCCCGGTGCCGGACGGGGTGCAGGCGACGGTCTCGGTCCGCGCCCAGGGCACGCCGCCGCCCGATCAGCCGATTCCCGGCCTCGCGGGCATGGTCGACGAATCCGGTGGTCCCGTGCCTGCCACCCTCGACACGTCGGTGACCATCCCGGTCTTCGACGGAACGGTCCCGGTGATCGGCCCGCCGCTCCGCGGAGACGGATGGGCGGCGATGGAAGGCTGCTGCGCCGACAACACCCATCACCGCCGCGGTGTCTGGTCGGTCGACGGACGGCTGCTGAACTTCGAGCGGTACGCGATCGACTTCCTGGGGGTGGACCGCGAGGGTTACGCGTACCGGGGCGACAACACCAAAGAGAACTACGTCGGGTACCGGGCCGACGTGGTCGCGGTGGCCGACGCGGAGGTCGTCTCGGTTCTCGACGGCCAGGAGGAGAACGTGATCGGGGAACCGCAGCCCGAGCGCAACCTCACCGAGGCGACCGGCAACCACATCGTCCTGGACCTCGGAAACGGTGTGTACGCGTTCTACGGCCACTTCGTGCCGGGCAGCATCGCCGTGAAGGAGGGCGATCGCGCCGAGAAAGGGGCGATGCTGGGCCAACTCGGCAACAGCGGTCAGTCGACGGCGCCGCACCTGCACTTCCATCTGATGGACAACACGAATCCCGCGTTGGCCGAGAGCGTGCCGTTCGAGTTCGACGCGTTCGACCTGGCAGGGCACGCGACACTCGACGACGTCACGTATCTGCCCACACCCGAACCCCGTACCGACGAAATGCCGCTCAGCCAGACGGTCATCGACTTCGCCGGGGAATGA
- a CDS encoding RNA-guided endonuclease TnpB family protein → MAGRVVKRAFKYRFYPTAVQAEQLARTFGCTRYVYNRALAERSRAWSQEQRRVTYADTSKMLTGWKRDTETEWLSEPSKGPLQESLRQLQGAFDKFWRKQTRYPQFKRKGRSKDSATYYSNCFTYRGGQIRLAKQSEPLDIRWSRPLPEGAAPSQVTVSRNTRGQYHISILVEDTITELGPIGHVVGLDAGITSLYTLSTGEKITNPRHERKDRERLAKAQRVLAKKEKGSCNRAKARQKVAKIHGRIADRRRDYLHKLSTRLVRENQVIAIEDLSVRNMVKNRSLSRAISDASWSEFRSMLEYKAGWYGRRVVAIDRFYPSSKACSVCGAIASTMPLNVREWACRCGAVHDRDVNAAKNILAVGLTVAACGDGVRPPRT, encoded by the coding sequence ATGGCGGGGAGGGTGGTGAAGCGGGCGTTCAAGTACCGCTTCTATCCGACTGCGGTGCAGGCGGAACAGCTAGCTCGGACGTTCGGATGCACCCGGTATGTCTACAACCGGGCGTTGGCCGAGCGCTCGCGTGCCTGGTCGCAGGAGCAGCGACGGGTGACCTACGCGGATACCTCGAAGATGCTCACCGGATGGAAGCGGGACACCGAAACCGAGTGGTTGTCGGAGCCCTCGAAGGGACCGCTGCAGGAGTCGCTGCGGCAATTGCAGGGCGCGTTCGACAAGTTCTGGCGCAAACAGACCCGCTACCCGCAATTCAAGAGGAAGGGCCGGTCGAAGGATTCGGCCACCTACTACTCGAACTGCTTCACCTACCGCGGCGGGCAGATCCGGTTGGCCAAGCAGTCCGAACCCCTGGACATTCGGTGGTCGAGGCCGCTACCGGAGGGGGCCGCGCCGTCGCAGGTGACGGTGTCGCGCAATACCCGTGGTCAGTACCACATCTCGATCCTCGTCGAGGACACGATCACCGAGCTCGGGCCGATAGGTCATGTGGTCGGGCTCGATGCCGGGATCACGAGCCTCTACACGCTCTCGACGGGGGAGAAGATCACCAACCCGCGTCATGAGCGCAAGGACCGTGAGCGGTTGGCGAAGGCGCAGCGGGTGCTGGCCAAGAAGGAGAAAGGATCCTGTAACCGGGCTAAGGCCCGACAAAAAGTCGCGAAGATACATGGCCGGATCGCCGATCGGCGTCGCGATTATCTGCACAAACTCTCCACTCGACTGGTGCGCGAAAACCAAGTGATCGCCATCGAGGATCTGAGTGTGCGGAACATGGTGAAGAATCGGTCGTTGTCTCGGGCGATCTCGGATGCGAGTTGGTCCGAGTTCCGGTCGATGCTCGAGTACAAGGCCGGCTGGTACGGGCGGCGGGTGGTGGCGATCGACCGGTTCTATCCGTCGTCGAAGGCCTGCTCGGTGTGTGGGGCGATCGCCTCGACGATGCCGCTGAACGTGCGGGAGTGGGCGTGCCGATGCGGCGCCGTCCATGATCGGGATGTGAACGCGGCGAAGAACATTTTGGCCGTCGGACTGACGGTGGCAGCCTGCGGAGATGGTGTGAGACCGCCCCGCACATAA
- the upp gene encoding uracil phosphoribosyltransferase, with the protein MNTHVVDHPLAAVLLTTMRDARSENATFRAALRRLTHMLVYEAMREAPVETFDVVTPIATTDGVRLTHPPLLVPVLRAGLGMVEQASSLIPQARVGFVGMARDEETHLPVPYLESLPADLSGIPVYVLDPMLATGGSMVHTIELLVARGATDVTAVCVVAAPEGVAALSASGYPVRLVTAAVDEGLNEDAFIVPGLGDAGDRQFGPR; encoded by the coding sequence ATGAACACGCACGTCGTCGACCACCCGCTCGCAGCGGTCCTCCTGACAACGATGCGCGATGCGCGCAGCGAGAATGCCACATTTCGCGCCGCCTTGCGAAGGCTGACGCACATGTTGGTGTACGAGGCGATGCGCGAGGCTCCGGTCGAGACGTTCGACGTGGTCACTCCCATCGCGACGACTGACGGGGTGCGGCTCACTCATCCGCCGTTGCTCGTTCCCGTCCTGCGCGCCGGACTGGGCATGGTCGAGCAGGCCAGCAGCCTGATCCCGCAGGCGCGAGTCGGTTTCGTCGGGATGGCTCGGGACGAGGAGACGCATCTGCCGGTGCCATACCTCGAGTCGCTCCCCGCGGATCTGTCCGGGATCCCGGTGTACGTTCTCGACCCGATGCTCGCGACCGGCGGTTCGATGGTGCACACGATCGAGTTGCTCGTCGCCCGCGGCGCCACGGACGTCACGGCCGTGTGCGTCGTCGCGGCGCCCGAAGGTGTTGCCGCCCTCTCGGCGTCGGGTTATCCCGTGCGACTCGTCACCGCTGCGGTCGACGAGGGGCTCAACGAGGACGCGTTCATCGTGCCCGGCCTCGGCGACGCCGGGGACCGTCAGTTCGG